From Solanum lycopersicum chromosome 8, SLM_r2.1, the proteins below share one genomic window:
- the LOC112942059 gene encoding uncharacterized protein, which translates to MANDPPKFMITDKTPQLLMDWWNDMHEFRRTEIFKHLGFLTDIMRFSPNRGLIEALIPFWDSTNNVFRFSDFELTPTLEELGGFTVLGQDLRTKTLIAPRSVSRGKFLEQMHIIHTHKECECFDNGLVSLEFLYSRYGRKEGFSSYEKQLKNGQHLPTWEKHRQEAFMVAFLGVMVFPRKDKKIDIRLSGIVTVMIKKRKSTILPMMLADIYRALTKCREGEDFFEGCSILLQMWFLEHLYRHHFATDFKYDWTNYILSHPERMKELGDKLPKGVKAWRHYLLKLTASKITWNYHWFPASEVIVMSFYRPFFVLTGLRGFQPYIPVRVLRQLGQKQILPKAEDTRNFVREVAFEDRDRESEAQKI; encoded by the coding sequence ATGGCCAATGATCCCCCAAAGTTTATGATCACAGATAAAACCCCACAATTACTAATGGATTGGTGGAACGATATGCATGAATTTAGGCGGACTGAGATATTCAAACATCTTGGTTTCCTTACAGATATCATGAGATTTAGTCCTAACAGAGGTTTGATCGAGGCTTTGATTCCATTTTGGGACTCCACAAATAATGTGTTTCGATTTAGTGATTTCGAGTTGACGCCTACATTAGAAGAATTGGGTGGTTTCACAGTCTTAGGCCAGGATCTTCGAACTAAAACACTGATAGCCCCTAGGAGTGTCAGCAGAGGTAAATTTTTAGAACAGATGCACATCATCCATACTCATAAGGAATGTGAGTGTTTTGATAATGGGTTGGTTTCTTTGGAATTCTTGTACTCAAGATATGGAAGGAAAGAAGGATTTTCAAGCTATGAGAAGCAACTTAAAAATGGACAACACCTCCCTACTTGGGAAAAACATAGACAAGAAGCATTCATGGTAGCATTCTTGGGAGTTATGGTTTTTCCAAGGAAGGATAAAAAAATCGATATTCGTCTGTCAGGGATAGTCACTGTtatgataaagaaaagaaaatccaCTATATTGCCGATGATGTTGGCTGATATTTATCGTGCTTTGACTAAATGTAGAGAGGGGGAAGATTTTTTTGAAGGTTGTAGCATTTTATTGCAAATGTGGTTTTTAGAGCACCTATATCGCCATCATTTTGCGACGGATTTCAAATATGATTGGACGAATTATATTTTGAGCCACCCAGAAAGGATGAAAGAATTAGGAGACAAATTGCCAAAAGGTGTCAAAGCATGGAGACATTATCTTCTTAAACTGACGGCATCTAAAATTACATGGAACTATCATTGGTTTCCTGCTAGTGAGGTAATTGTTATGTCTTTCTATCGTCCATTCTTTGTTCTGACAGGCCTTCGTGGGTTCCAACCATACATACCCGTCCGAGTTCTACGCCAACTTggacaaaaacaaattttaccTAAAGCCGAGGATACGCGGAATTTTGTGCGGGAAGTAGCATTTGAAGATCGAGATCGAGAATCAGAAGCTCAAAAGATTTAG